In Methanothermobacter sp., the genomic stretch TAATTCCGGGTAACCACGACGCAAGGAACGTTGGGCTGGTGCACTTTGAGAAGATGATAGGTAAGAGGAAGTTTGTCCATCATGACTCAGAATTTGCTGTTATAGGTCTTGATTCATCTGAACCCGACATAAATGATGGTCAGATAGGGATGGATCAGCTTGAATGGCTTGCAAGGGAACTTGAGAGGGTTCCCGATCACCTATGCAAGATAGTTACTTTCCACCACCACCTGCTACCCATACCAAACACTGGTCGTGAGAGGAACATACTGCTGGATTCAGGCGATCTCCTCAGACTCCTCAATTCATATGGTGTTGACTTTGTGCTCAATGGACACAAGCATGTGCCCAATGTCTGGATGATTGAAAGGATGGTTACACTGAATTCAGGGACAGCCACAACAAGGAAGCTGAGGGGTGAGACGTTCCCCTCCCATAACCAGCTGAGGATCAATGATGATAGGATCTCCGTTGACCTTATAAACACTGAGAATGGTTCTAAGAGGGAAATGGCCAGTTATTCTGTTAAGGTTGAGGATGAGGAATACATGATATGTTCATATGTACATCCAGAAGGCTCCCTTTAATCTCTAATTTCATTTTTAAAAAAGATTAATATATATCATCACGCATAATGTTCTCTAATAGAGAAAACAAATATGCATAATATGATCTTATTTGGTCATTAAGAATTGCAGGTGGCAGCGTTGACCAAGGCATTTGATATACTTATGGCAGGGATAATCTCAGGAATAGTGGCATTCACAACATCAAAGCTGGGAGTAGGCGGAACTGTCATGGGGGCTGTTCTTGGTTCAATGCTGTATCAGCTTCTCTCCCACTACCTCAGGGAACCCCTCAAGAATGTTAAGACAGAGAGGGTTGAGAGCAGAGTGGTATTTGCAATACCCCTCATTATAATAGTTGTAATTGAGGCCATATACCTCCTTGGAAATTTCCAGTGGAAACCCCAGTATATATTCTATCTCCTTGAGGAGGCAACCGACTGGAACCTCTTCAGGTCAATAGGGGTGGGGCTCATGGTTATGGGTATATACCCCCTCCTGCAACCTGAGACCATAAAGAAATCATATGGACATGTTCTATTACTTATGGGCCTCATTGTCCTCCTGAGGGGCCTTGTGGATATTCAGTCACCCGTGGTAATGGTCTACAGGTCGATTTTTTATGAGTTCGACATCCTGATAACCGTGCTGGTCATAGTTACACTCCTCTACATGACGGTATCCATACTCAGGGAATCTGTTGTCATTGTAATGGAAGATGAGGTGTCGTTGGAGAATGAAAAATAAAACAAAAAATGCAACACTCAAGTCAATCATAGATGTTATACTCTATGAGAACCCATCCACACAGGATGAGATTGCAGAAAGGCTTGGAATAACAAGACGGTATGTTACCAAACTCCTCCAGCCCTTAATAAAGGAGGGTGTTGTGAGAAGGGCCTACATTGTGGATATAAAGAAATTTGAGGAATTCCCGGAGCTCTTTGGGGAGGAGGTTACATCCAGGGAATACGCAGGGAGCTTTTTCATCAAGGAGATACTCAGGGACATGGCACAGCATGTCTGCAAGCAGCTCAGGAAGTCATTCAGGTCCCTTGAGGAATACGATGAGGACCTTGCAAATGAGGCCCTGAAGATGGACTACATAACAAACACCATGCACGAGAAGGTGAGGTCCTCTGTTGATACAGCCATAGCAATGAATCCCTACTCGGAATTCAGCAAGACAATGGCATTCACAGAGATTGCCTATGACCTTGAAAGGATAGGTGATCACTCTGCAATAATAGCCAACTTCGCAGTTAAGGAGTCCTATGAGGTTGACCCCGCGATGATGGAGTACCTCCGAGAGATGTTTTCAATTGCTGTTGAGATGGTGAATACAGCAATGGATGCATTCCTCAACGAGAAACTTGAACTCAAGGCAAAACTCATGTCCCTTGAGGACGATATTCACAGGGTCCAGAAGAACGCCCTTAACTGTGTGGCCACACAGATGGCCGAAACACCATTTGAGGACAAGGAACGCTCAACCTACTACATATCCCTTTCAAGGGTTGTGAAGACCTTTGAGAGAATAGCAGATATTTCAATTGAGATATTCGATACCGCAGGGGAGTATTACAGGAATATACCGAGAACAACAACACCTGAGCGTTTCAGGAGGCGTGAGAGGGAGGGTATGTGATTTATTAATTTATTTCTTTGTATTCCCTTATTTTCCTCTCTTCCCATACTCAGAAGCATATAACTTGTAAAGACACTGAATGGATGCCTATATGCTATGATTCATATTACTCAGAACTGTTATTCAGTAGCACCAGCTGCGGACTTGGAAAGAAGTAGGAGGAAAGGTAAGTTTTTCTATACAATAGGCGTATCCCTTAAGTTCCTCTACTCTCTTCCGGGTTCTTTTGTATTCATCGTCCTGCATATTTCTGCCCCTTCAAGGGATGCGTAATCTGTCTCCAATATTCTTTTCTCCTCGCCGTCGTAGTGTATTTCTTCGATGTCGAAGAATTTTCTGAAGGCTGGTTCACGCACCTTCTCCTCGTATACGTGGGATATGAGTCCGGGGAGCCGTCCTATCATGAAAACCCCGGCACCT encodes the following:
- a CDS encoding PhoU domain-containing protein; this encodes MKNKTKNATLKSIIDVILYENPSTQDEIAERLGITRRYVTKLLQPLIKEGVVRRAYIVDIKKFEEFPELFGEEVTSREYAGSFFIKEILRDMAQHVCKQLRKSFRSLEEYDEDLANEALKMDYITNTMHEKVRSSVDTAIAMNPYSEFSKTMAFTEIAYDLERIGDHSAIIANFAVKESYEVDPAMMEYLREMFSIAVEMVNTAMDAFLNEKLELKAKLMSLEDDIHRVQKNALNCVATQMAETPFEDKERSTYYISLSRVVKTFERIADISIEIFDTAGEYYRNIPRTTTPERFRRREREGM
- a CDS encoding metallophosphoesterase yields the protein MEKKIAQISDIHFGEKNFSSKLMENLLVQLQEENPDIIVVSGDLTTEGYAHEYELAAAFADELRSITSTYIIPGNHDARNVGLVHFEKMIGKRKFVHHDSEFAVIGLDSSEPDINDGQIGMDQLEWLARELERVPDHLCKIVTFHHHLLPIPNTGRERNILLDSGDLLRLLNSYGVDFVLNGHKHVPNVWMIERMVTLNSGTATTRKLRGETFPSHNQLRINDDRISVDLINTENGSKREMASYSVKVEDEEYMICSYVHPEGSL